Proteins from one Mycobacterium adipatum genomic window:
- a CDS encoding protein kinase domain-containing protein — protein MTARVGVTLSGRYRLQRLIATGGMGQVWEGLDTRLGRQVAIKVLKAEFSEDSEFVERFRAEARTVAMLNHPGIASVYDYGETEIEAGEGRTAYLVMELVNGEPLNSVIKRTGRLSLRHALDMLEQTGRALQVAHTAGLVHRDVKPGNILITPTGQVKLTDFGIAKAVDAAPVTQTGMVMGTAQYIAPEQALGRDATAASDVYSLGVVGYESVSGKRPFTGDGALTVAMKHIKETPPPLPPDLPPNVRELIEITLAKEPNHRYRSGGPFADAVAAVRAGRRPPRPNSAPTIGRAAPAAIPSVTQARAAAAAEYRPPPTAARPRAGTGNHRPPAPRRTFSPGQRALLWAAGVLGALAIIIAVLIVVNAQDKRDRPVQQETSTSTTVIGVPPAPPPSETP, from the coding sequence ATGACGGCCCGGGTGGGAGTGACGCTGTCCGGCCGCTACCGGCTGCAGCGACTCATCGCCACCGGCGGTATGGGGCAGGTGTGGGAAGGACTCGACACCCGCCTCGGCCGCCAGGTCGCGATCAAGGTGCTCAAGGCCGAGTTCTCCGAGGACTCCGAGTTCGTCGAGCGGTTCCGCGCCGAGGCGCGCACCGTCGCGATGCTCAACCACCCCGGCATCGCCAGCGTCTACGACTACGGCGAGACCGAGATCGAGGCCGGCGAGGGCCGCACCGCCTACCTGGTGATGGAACTCGTCAACGGTGAGCCGCTGAACTCCGTCATCAAACGCACCGGGCGGCTGTCGCTGCGCCATGCCCTGGACATGCTGGAGCAGACCGGCCGCGCCCTGCAGGTCGCGCACACCGCCGGCCTGGTGCACCGCGACGTCAAACCCGGCAACATCCTGATCACCCCGACCGGTCAGGTGAAGCTGACCGACTTCGGCATCGCCAAGGCCGTGGACGCCGCGCCGGTCACCCAGACCGGCATGGTGATGGGCACCGCCCAGTACATCGCGCCGGAACAGGCCCTGGGCCGCGACGCCACCGCCGCCTCCGACGTCTACTCCCTCGGGGTCGTCGGCTACGAATCCGTCTCGGGTAAGCGCCCGTTCACCGGGGACGGCGCGCTGACGGTCGCGATGAAGCACATCAAGGAGACCCCGCCGCCGCTGCCGCCGGATCTGCCGCCCAATGTGCGCGAGCTCATCGAGATCACGCTGGCCAAGGAGCCCAACCACCGGTACCGCTCGGGCGGGCCGTTCGCCGACGCCGTCGCCGCGGTGCGCGCCGGACGCCGGCCCCCGCGGCCCAACTCCGCCCCGACGATCGGGCGGGCCGCCCCGGCGGCCATCCCGTCGGTGACCCAGGCCCGGGCCGCCGCGGCCGCCGAGTACCGGCCGCCGCCGACGGCGGCGCGCCCCCGGGCCGGCACCGGAAACCACCGCCCGCCGGCACCGCGTCGCACCTTCTCCCCCGGTCAGCGTGCCCTGCTGTGGGCCGCCGGGGTGCTCGGTGCGCTGGCGATCATCATCGCCGTGCTGATCGTGGTCAACGCGCAGGACAAGCGCGATCGCCCCGTGCAGCAGGAGACCTCCACCAGCACCACCGTCATCGGTGTGCCGCCCGCGCCACCGCCGAGTGAGACCCCATGA
- the pknB gene encoding Stk1 family PASTA domain-containing Ser/Thr kinase produces the protein MSTPQHLSDRYELGEILGFGGMSEVHIARDVRLHRDVAVKVLRADLARDPSFYLRFRREAQNAAALNHPAIVAVYDTGEAETPNGPLPYIVMEYVDGVTLRDIVHTEGPIEPKRAIEIIADACQALNFSHQHGIIHRDVKPANIMISKTGAVKVMDFGIARALADGGNSVTQTAAVIGTAQYLSPEQARGESVDARSDVYSLGCVLYEILTGEPPFVGDSPVAVAYQHVREDPVPPSTRHPGLSPGLDAVVLKALSKNPENRYQSAAEMRTDLIRVHSGEEPEAPKIFTDAERTNILTSTGPHARALPTEHIPAAGYSAQSGNGSIRRWLIAVAVLAVLTVVVTVAINTIGGSPRDVQVPDVTGQASADAIAALQNRGFTTNVERNPDSNTPPDHVISTDPAADTAVAAGENITVNVSTGPEQRAVPDLRGFSLADATRKLLDAGFGRVQPSESESTPELKGKVLGTNPPANATSAITNVITVIVGTGPGSVVVPDCVGQSVDTCRQILEASGFTNSVPVEVDNTAPAGQVVGLNPPAGQPAPKDAVVQMQVSRGNQFVMPNLTGQFWVDAEPNLRALGWTGVLIKGANVDNSGQRSNAVVTQSPAPGTGVGYRDSITLSFAS, from the coding sequence ATGAGCACGCCCCAGCATCTGTCGGATCGTTACGAGCTCGGCGAGATCCTCGGCTTCGGCGGTATGTCCGAAGTGCACATCGCCCGTGACGTCCGGCTGCACCGCGATGTCGCGGTCAAGGTGCTGCGGGCCGACCTGGCCCGCGACCCGAGCTTCTATCTCCGGTTCCGCCGTGAGGCCCAGAACGCCGCCGCGCTGAACCACCCGGCCATCGTCGCCGTCTACGACACCGGTGAGGCCGAGACCCCCAACGGGCCGTTGCCCTACATCGTGATGGAGTACGTGGACGGGGTCACGCTGCGCGATATCGTGCACACCGAGGGCCCGATCGAGCCCAAGCGGGCCATCGAGATCATCGCCGACGCCTGCCAGGCCCTGAACTTCAGCCACCAGCACGGCATCATCCATCGCGACGTCAAGCCGGCCAACATCATGATCAGCAAGACCGGCGCGGTGAAGGTGATGGATTTCGGTATCGCCCGCGCGCTGGCCGACGGCGGCAACAGCGTCACCCAGACCGCCGCCGTGATCGGCACCGCCCAGTACCTGTCCCCCGAGCAGGCCCGCGGCGAGTCCGTCGACGCCCGCTCCGACGTGTACTCGCTGGGCTGCGTGCTGTACGAAATCCTCACCGGCGAACCACCTTTCGTGGGTGACTCGCCCGTGGCCGTGGCGTATCAGCACGTCCGTGAGGACCCGGTGCCACCGTCGACGCGGCACCCCGGGCTGTCGCCGGGCCTGGACGCCGTGGTGCTCAAGGCGCTGTCGAAGAACCCGGAGAACCGGTATCAGAGCGCCGCCGAGATGCGCACCGACCTGATCCGGGTGCACAGCGGCGAAGAGCCCGAGGCGCCGAAGATCTTCACCGATGCCGAGCGCACCAACATCCTGACCAGCACCGGGCCGCACGCCCGCGCGCTGCCCACCGAGCACATCCCGGCCGCCGGCTACTCCGCGCAGTCGGGTAACGGCTCGATCCGGCGCTGGCTGATCGCGGTGGCGGTGCTGGCCGTGCTGACCGTCGTGGTGACCGTTGCGATCAACACCATCGGCGGAAGTCCGCGCGATGTGCAGGTGCCCGACGTGACCGGGCAGGCCTCCGCGGACGCCATCGCCGCCCTGCAGAACCGTGGTTTCACGACCAACGTGGAACGCAACCCCGACTCCAACACCCCGCCCGACCATGTGATCAGCACCGACCCGGCCGCCGATACCGCGGTCGCCGCCGGCGAGAACATCACCGTCAACGTCTCCACCGGCCCCGAGCAGCGCGCCGTGCCCGATTTGCGCGGGTTCTCCCTGGCCGACGCCACCCGCAAGCTGCTCGACGCCGGGTTCGGCCGGGTCCAGCCCTCGGAGTCGGAGTCCACGCCCGAGCTCAAGGGCAAGGTGCTGGGCACCAACCCGCCCGCGAACGCGACCTCGGCGATCACCAACGTGATCACCGTGATCGTCGGCACCGGACCGGGCAGTGTGGTGGTCCCCGACTGTGTGGGCCAGTCGGTGGACACCTGCCGCCAGATCCTGGAGGCCTCCGGCTTCACGAACTCGGTGCCCGTTGAGGTGGACAACACCGCTCCCGCGGGTCAGGTGGTGGGCCTGAACCCGCCCGCGGGCCAGCCGGCCCCCAAGGACGCCGTGGTGCAGATGCAGGTGTCGCGGGGCAACCAGTTCGTGATGCCGAACCTGACCGGCCAGTTCTGGGTCGACGCCGAGCCCAACCTGCGCGCGCTGGGCTGGACCGGGGTGCTCATCAAGGGCGCCAACGTCGACAACAGCGGCCAGCGGTCCAATGCGGTGGTGACCCAGAGCCCGGCGCCGGGCACCGGGGTGGGCTACCGGGACTCGATCACCCTGAGTTTCGCCTCTTAG
- a CDS encoding aminodeoxychorismate/anthranilate synthase component II, whose amino-acid sequence MQVLVVDNYDSFVFNLVQYLGQLGVTAQVWRNDDPRLSDPDAVAAQFDGILLSPGPGTPERAGASIALVRACAKARTPLLGVCLGHQAIGVAFGGTVDRAPELLHGKTSTVHHTDAGVLHGLPDPFTATRYHSLTILPETLPEALEVTGRTDSGVIMAVRHTELPIHGVQFHPESILTEGGHRMLANWLGYCGAAPDEGLVRTLETEVADTVRAATARA is encoded by the coding sequence ATGCAGGTTCTGGTCGTCGACAACTACGACAGCTTCGTGTTCAACCTGGTCCAGTACCTGGGCCAGCTCGGCGTGACCGCGCAGGTGTGGCGCAACGACGACCCCCGGCTGTCCGACCCCGACGCCGTCGCCGCGCAGTTCGACGGCATCCTGCTCTCCCCCGGCCCCGGCACCCCGGAGCGGGCCGGCGCGTCGATCGCCCTGGTGCGGGCCTGCGCCAAGGCGCGCACCCCGCTGCTCGGCGTGTGTCTGGGCCACCAGGCCATCGGGGTGGCCTTCGGCGGCACCGTCGACCGCGCCCCGGAACTGCTGCACGGTAAGACGAGCACCGTGCATCACACCGATGCCGGTGTGCTGCACGGTCTTCCGGATCCGTTCACCGCGACCCGTTATCACTCACTGACCATCCTGCCCGAGACACTGCCCGAGGCGCTGGAAGTCACCGGTCGCACCGACAGCGGCGTGATCATGGCCGTTCGGCATACCGAACTGCCGATCCACGGGGTGCAGTTCCATCCGGAGTCGATCCTGACCGAGGGCGGTCACCGGATGCTGGCCAACTGGCTCGGGTACTGCGGCGCCGCCCCGGACGAGGGGTTGGTCCGCACGCTGGAAACCGAGGTGGCCGACACCGTGCGCGCCGCCACCGCCCGGGCCTAA